One window of the Kwoniella dejecticola CBS 10117 chromosome 3, complete sequence genome contains the following:
- a CDS encoding nitrite reductase [NAD(P)H], large subunit: MAIEYEPSGSDSSERIQVMVVGLGMVGIAFIEKMLTLDTAGKYFIRTCGEEPVVAYNRVGLTEYFQHRNIEDLYLNDVSWYAEQNPEHFAFHIGEQVMTINTEDKVVHTSKDNSYKYDILVLATGSVAGLPPYMTAERAKTTKGVFVYRSIADLEAIIKYGERPEVTRASVIGGGLLGLEAAKAVYDMKIPNVSILVRQDYPLNRQLDSSAGELVLKKIEKMGVEVKTRCEPSSIITRQNEEGEEVFEGFHIKGEKIESDMVIFAIGIAPRDDLARSSGIEVEPKGGIKVGDDLQTSAKGVYAIGECASWRGNFYGLIAPGVEMADILAFNLTQTEGTAAHVPRSMNPPDLSTRLKLMGVDVASFGDYFADIRAQAAKPKPKSDPVAEGEVAISQAKPSKHRKLAADGPIQCLTYHDPFSATYKKYIFTEDGQHLLGGMMIGDVGDFTKLVAITKKKKKLDVPPSDFILGAKKAGAEDDGGDLEDDAVVCSCHNVTKGAIGTCVKGGLTDLAAVKTKTKAGSGCGGCVPLITNIFKAEMKKSGHQVSTALCPHFKMSRQDLFQIIKIKKLRDFHTINETVGSPGTVGCEICKPAVASILSSLYNEHVMKVEHHHNQDTNDRFLANIQRNGTFSVVPRIPGGEISPDKLVAIGKIASEYGLYTKITGGQRIDLFGASKPDLPDIWAKLHAAGLESGHAYGKSLRTVKSCVGTTWCRFGVGDSVGLAIDLENRYRGVRSPHKFKGGVSGCVRECAEAQSKDFGLIATDKGWNIFVGGNGGMKPRHAQLFAQDVPPSKVVRIIDRYLMYYIRTADRLVRTAPWLESLEGGIEKLRKVILEDELGICADLDAEMDSLIGTYEDEWKKAVEDPNTRKRFRQFVNTDERKPAIDIITERGQKRAADWPRDFPSQKFERQHLGTPEDQWQWVDLANVDDLEINESNTTSVAVRYGTDTQLAIFHVPNKGLYATQQMCPHKRAFVLDHGIVGDDKNGELYVSCPLHKRNFKLDGGDCTNDESLKILTFNARIGGADNKSVQVKLPPPEDLDEVIGSSKWMVKKATAEAFGKNSATSIEIIAPSGEIDSQDNTKVNGINNGQGEAGCGTSTSTGGCGNHALEW, from the exons ATGGCTATCGAATATGAGCCCTCTGGCTCAGACTCCTCGGAACGGATTCAAGTCATGGTAGTAGGATTAGGGATGGTCGGCATCG CGTTCATCGAGAAGATGTTGACGCTTGATACCGCTGGAAAGTACTTCATCAGAACATGTGGCGAAGAGCCAGTCGTAGCATACAACCGTGTGGGACTTACCG AGTATTTCCAACATCGGAATATCGAGGACTTATACCTAAACGATGTCTCTTGGTACGCGGAGCAGAATCCCGAGCATTTTGCTTTCCACATCGGAGAGCAAGTTATGACGATCAACACAGAAGACAAGGTGGTTCATACATCCAAGGATAATTCGTACAA GTACGATATACTTGTGTTGGCTACCGGGTCCGTTGCGGGTCTACCTCCATATATGACAGCGGAACGAGCGAAAACTACGAAGGGCGTCTTTGTATATCGAAGTATCGCCGATCTCGAAGCCATCATCAAATACGGTGAGAGACCGGAGGTCACCCGAGCATCAGTCATCGGAGGAGGT CTACTCGGACTCGAAGCTGCAAAGGCGGTGTATGACATGAAGATACCCAACGTATCTATCTTGGTCAGACAAGACTATCCACTCAACAGGCAGCTCGATTCCTCGGCGGGCGAATtggtgttgaagaagatagaaAAGATGGGTGTGGAAGTCAAAACCCGCTGTGAACCTTCTTCCATTATCACGCGtcagaacgaagaaggagaagaggttttCGAGGGATTTCACATCAAGGGTGAGAAGATAGAATCGGATATGGTCATTTTCGCTATTGGTATTGCGCCACGAGACGATCTAGCTCGATCGAGCGGAATCGAAGTGGAGCCCAAAGGGGGAATAAAAGTGGGAGATGATCTTCAGACGAGCGCAAAAGGGGTGTATGCGATTGGGGAATGTGCTAGTTGGAGAGGCAACTTTTATGGTTTGATTGCTCCAGGTGTTGAGATGGCGGATATACTGGCTTTCAACTTG ACTCAAACAGAGGGCACAGCTGCTCATGTACCCCGGTCGATGAACCCGCCGGACTTGTCAACTCGACTTAAGCTCATGGGCGTCGACGTTGCCTCTTTCGGAGACTACTTCGCGGATATCCGAGCTCAAGCGGCCAAGCCAAAACCAAAGTCAGACCCCGTCGCAGAGGGTGAAGTGGCGATCTCTCAAGCGAAACCCTCTAAACATCGTAAATTAGCCGCGGACGGACCTATACAATGTTTGACGTATCATGATCCGTTCTCGGCAACGTATAAGAAGTACATTTTCACGGAAGATGGTCAACACTTGCTAGGCGGAATGATGATCGGCGATGTTGGCGATTTCACCAAATTGGTAGCTATAaccaagaaaaagaagaagctcgacGTACCTCCTTCAGACTTTATCCTGGGAGCGAAAAAGGCTGGtgcggaggatgatggaggtgatctGGAGGATGATGCGGTAGTTTGTTCTTGTCATAATGTAACGAAAGGGGCTATTGGGACATGTGTGAAAGGGGGTTTGACGGACTTGGCGGCTGTGAAAACAAAGACGAAAGCTGGATCAGGGTGTGGGGGATGTGTACCATTGATAACGAATATCTTCAAGGCCGAAATGAAGAAGTCCGGTCATCAAGTATCCACAGC CCTTTGTCCTCACTTCAAAATGTCCAGACAAGATCTATTCCAAataatcaaaatcaagaaactCCGAGATTTCCACACCATTAACGAGACAGTCGGTAGTCCCGGTACCGTCGGCTGCGAGATATGTAAACCTGCAGTTGCGTCCATCCTGTCAAGTCTGTACAACGAGCACGTGATGAAAGTCGAACACCACCATAATCAAGATACGAATGATCGATTCCTTGCCAACATCCAGCGGAACGGTACTTTCTCCGTAGTTCCTCGTATACCCGGAGGCGAAATCAGTCCAGATAAATTAGTCGCCATCGGGAAGATTGCTAGCGAGTACGGTCTTTATACAAAAATTACTGGAGGTCAAAGGATCGATCTGTTCGGAGCGTCTAAGCCTGACTTACCTGATATATGGGCGAAACTCCATGCGGCAGGCTTGGAATCAGGTCACGCGTATGGTAAATCCCTCAGAACGGTCAAGTCTTGTGTAGGGACGACGTGGTGCAGATTTGGTGTAGGAGACTCAGTGGGACTGGCGATTGATCTGGAGAACAGGTATAGAGGTGTCAGGAGTCCGCATAAGTTTAAAGGTGGTGTCTCGGGATGCGTGAGGGAATGCGCGGAGGCGCAAAGTAAAGATTTTGGTTTGATAGCCACGGATAAAGGCTGGAACA TCTTTGTTGGTGGGAATGGAGGTATGAAACCTAGACATGCCCAACTATTCGCTCAAGATGTGCCACCTTCAAAAGTAGTCAGGATAATCGACCGATAT TTGATGTACTATATCAGAACGGCCGATAGGCTAGTGCGTACTGCTCCATGGCTTGAATCCTTAGAAGGtggtatcgag AAACTGCGGAAAGTGATTCTTGAAGACGAGCTCGGTATATGCGCAGACCTGGACGCAGAGATGGATAGTCTGATCGGGACATACGAAGAcgaatggaagaaagcagTCGAAGATCCCAATACGCGAAAACGCTTCCGCCAATTCGTCAACACC GACGAACGAAAGCCTGCGATCGATATCATTACAGAACGAGGCCAAAAGCGAGCAGCAGATTGGCCTAGAGATTTCCCTTCTCAGAAATTTGAAAGACAGCATCTCGGAACGCCCGAAGATCAGTGGCAGTGGGTCGATCTAGCTaatgtcgatgatctggagaTCAACGAATCTAATACAAC GTCTGTGGCTGTACGATACGGCACCGACACCCAATTAGCAATATTCCACGTCCCGAACAAAGGGCTATACGCGACTCAGCAGATGTGTCCCCACAAACGGGCGTTCGTATTGGACCATGGGATCGTAGGGGACGATAAGAACGGGGAATTATATGTGTCTTGCCC ACTGCACAAGAGGAACTTCAAACTGGATGGAGGGGATTGCACAAACGACGAATCCCTCAAAATCCTCACTTTCAATGCTAGGATAGGCGGGGCAGATAACAAATCTGTTCAAGTGAAGTTACCCCCTCcagaagatctggatgaagtGATCGGTTCGTCCAAGT GGATGGTGAAAAAAGCTACGGCAGAAGCATTCGGTAAAAACTCCGCCACTTCCATCGAAATTATCGCTCCGTCCGGTGAGATTGACAGTCAGGACAACACGAAGGTGAATGGAATCAACAATGGACAAGGAGAAGCGGGATGcggtacgagtacgagtacgggTGGTTGTGGGAATCACGCTTTGGAATGGTAG